In a single window of the Lineus longissimus chromosome 4, tnLinLong1.2, whole genome shotgun sequence genome:
- the LOC135487185 gene encoding DNA methyltransferase 1-associated protein 1-like isoform X1: MAATSDVREILELPIGEPQPMTKEVLLGDGKKKKPKKPELNFKRPEGMHRELWGLLWTDSKDAPPIMPTDTNQGYKQMKAKIGRSRVRPWKWMPFTNPARKDGAIFYHWRRVAEEGKDYPFARFNKSVDMPVYTDIEYTQHLHDESWTRLETDHLFDLAKRFDLRFVVMHDRWDRDRYPNRSIEDLKERYYAISNTLAKVRAPQGHEPKTKVFDGEHERRRKEQLIKLFNRTSEDLEEEEYLNSELKKIEQRKKEREKKTQDLQKLITAADSNMENRRAERKSTKKKLPIQTKARDTVSVAPETTGIKFMEIKQSGVTLRSQRMKLPSTIGQKKTKALEQVLEELGIEFNPIPTDDIVQNFNELRQDIVLLYELKLALANCEYELQTLRHRYETLAPGKLIDVGPLIPSATSIKIDPDFSPPKGEKKISETIDVVGNPGTPIMSSRVKIRNM, encoded by the exons ATGGCTGCAACGAGTGATGTTCGTGAAATCTTGGAACTTCCAATTGGGGAACCACAGCCAATGACAAAAGAAGTTCTGCTAGGGGATGGAAAGAAG AAGAAACCGAAGAAGCCAGAACTCAATTTCAAGCGTCCTGAGGGCATGCACAGAGAATTATGGGGACTCCTGTGGACCGACAGCAA AGATGCTCCTCCTATCATGCCAACAGATACCAATCAAGGGTACAAACAGATGAAGGCCAAGATCGGGCGGAGTCGTGTTAGGCCGTGGAAATGGATGCCTTTTACAAACCCAGCTAGAAAA GATGGTGCTATATTCTATCATTGGAGGCGGGTTGCCGAAGAGGGTAAAGATTATCCGTTTGCACGGTTTAACAAGAGCGTTGACATGCCTGTCTATACCGATATCGAATACACACAGCATCTTCATGATGAAAGCTGGACCAGGCTTGAAACAGATCATCTGTTTGACCTTGCAAAAAGATTTGACCTTCGTTTTGTCGTGATGCATGATCGCTGGGACCGAGATCGCTACCCAAATCGAAGTATTGAGGACCTAAAGGAAAGATATTATGCTATTAGCAATACCCTAGCAAAG GTACGGGCTCCACAAGGACATGAACCAAAAACCAAAGTGTTTGACGGAGAACACGAAAGACGACGCAAGGAGCAGCTCATCAAACTCTTCAACCGCACATCAGAGGAT TTAGAAGAGGAGGAATATTTGAACTCGGAGTTGAAAAAGATCGAACAGCGCAAAAAAGAGCGGGAAAAGAAAACACAAGATCTCCAGAAACTCATCACGGCAGCAGATAGCAATATGGAAAATAGGCGGGCCGAGAGAAAAAGTACGAAGAAAAAACTCCCAATACAAACAAAGGCACGGGACACTGTCAGT GTTGCTCCTGAGACGACAGGCATAAAGTTTATGGAAATAAAACAGTCTGGTGTTACGTTAAGAAGTCAGCGG ATGAAACTGCCGAGCACGATTGGTCAGAAGAAAACGAAAGCATTAGAACAGGTCCTGGAAGAATTAGGAATTG AATTTAACCCAATACCTACTGACGACATAGTGCAGAATTTCAACGAACTTCGTCAGGACATTGTCCTTCTCTATGAATTGAAATTAGCTCTCGCGAACTGTGAATATGAACTGCAGACTTTGCGCCACAGATATGAGACACTAGCTCCTGGAAAG TTAATAGATGTGGGGCCTTTAATTCCATCAGCAACATCAATAAAGATCGATCCTGATTTTTCGCCGCCGAAAGGAGAGAAAAAGATATCAGAAACTATAGATGTAGTTGGCAATCCTGGTACGCCCATT ATGTCCAGCCGAGTAAAAATAAGGAATATGTGA
- the LOC135487185 gene encoding DNA methyltransferase 1-associated protein 1-like isoform X2 produces the protein MAATSDVREILELPIGEPQPMTKEVLLGDGKKKKPKKPELNFKRPEGMHRELWGLLWTDSKDAPPIMPTDTNQGYKQMKAKIGRSRVRPWKWMPFTNPARKDGAIFYHWRRVAEEGKDYPFARFNKSVDMPVYTDIEYTQHLHDESWTRLETDHLFDLAKRFDLRFVVMHDRWDRDRYPNRSIEDLKERYYAISNTLAKVRAPQGHEPKTKVFDGEHERRRKEQLIKLFNRTSEDLEEEEYLNSELKKIEQRKKEREKKTQDLQKLITAADSNMENRRAERKSTKKKLPIQTKARDTVSVAPETTGIKFMEIKQSGVTLRSQRMKLPSTIGQKKTKALEQVLEELGIEFNPIPTDDIVQNFNELRQDIVLLYELKLALANCEYELQTLRHRYETLAPGKLIDVGPLIPSATSIKIDPDFSPPKGEKKISETIDVVGNPGTPIF, from the exons ATGGCTGCAACGAGTGATGTTCGTGAAATCTTGGAACTTCCAATTGGGGAACCACAGCCAATGACAAAAGAAGTTCTGCTAGGGGATGGAAAGAAG AAGAAACCGAAGAAGCCAGAACTCAATTTCAAGCGTCCTGAGGGCATGCACAGAGAATTATGGGGACTCCTGTGGACCGACAGCAA AGATGCTCCTCCTATCATGCCAACAGATACCAATCAAGGGTACAAACAGATGAAGGCCAAGATCGGGCGGAGTCGTGTTAGGCCGTGGAAATGGATGCCTTTTACAAACCCAGCTAGAAAA GATGGTGCTATATTCTATCATTGGAGGCGGGTTGCCGAAGAGGGTAAAGATTATCCGTTTGCACGGTTTAACAAGAGCGTTGACATGCCTGTCTATACCGATATCGAATACACACAGCATCTTCATGATGAAAGCTGGACCAGGCTTGAAACAGATCATCTGTTTGACCTTGCAAAAAGATTTGACCTTCGTTTTGTCGTGATGCATGATCGCTGGGACCGAGATCGCTACCCAAATCGAAGTATTGAGGACCTAAAGGAAAGATATTATGCTATTAGCAATACCCTAGCAAAG GTACGGGCTCCACAAGGACATGAACCAAAAACCAAAGTGTTTGACGGAGAACACGAAAGACGACGCAAGGAGCAGCTCATCAAACTCTTCAACCGCACATCAGAGGAT TTAGAAGAGGAGGAATATTTGAACTCGGAGTTGAAAAAGATCGAACAGCGCAAAAAAGAGCGGGAAAAGAAAACACAAGATCTCCAGAAACTCATCACGGCAGCAGATAGCAATATGGAAAATAGGCGGGCCGAGAGAAAAAGTACGAAGAAAAAACTCCCAATACAAACAAAGGCACGGGACACTGTCAGT GTTGCTCCTGAGACGACAGGCATAAAGTTTATGGAAATAAAACAGTCTGGTGTTACGTTAAGAAGTCAGCGG ATGAAACTGCCGAGCACGATTGGTCAGAAGAAAACGAAAGCATTAGAACAGGTCCTGGAAGAATTAGGAATTG AATTTAACCCAATACCTACTGACGACATAGTGCAGAATTTCAACGAACTTCGTCAGGACATTGTCCTTCTCTATGAATTGAAATTAGCTCTCGCGAACTGTGAATATGAACTGCAGACTTTGCGCCACAGATATGAGACACTAGCTCCTGGAAAG TTAATAGATGTGGGGCCTTTAATTCCATCAGCAACATCAATAAAGATCGATCCTGATTTTTCGCCGCCGAAAGGAGAGAAAAAGATATCAGAAACTATAGATGTAGTTGGCAATCCTGGTACGCCCATT ttttaa
- the LOC135487179 gene encoding methylcrotonoyl-CoA carboxylase beta chain, mitochondrial-like, giving the protein MQALKPQCLLHRLCRFKDRRLLSMTSAVFIDLKSEVQLKKSTKIQLQDVKDKKKHFPILDLPVNTFSADFKNHSERFKAIEEKHVKTLKTIQKGGDEKSRERHTVRNKKILVNDRIKLLFDDDSEILEIAPFAGYAMPYGTVPRAGVLAAIGKVNGHYCIVLANDATVKGGTVFPITVKKQLRGQEISEQNRLPCVYLVDSGGAFLPLQSEIFPDKEQGGRVFYNEAVLSADGIPQVAVVCGSCTAGAAYIPTMADEAVIVDKIGTIFLGGPPLVKAATGEIVTPDELGGATLHSSVSGCTDHFAATEEEAFTITRDIIASLNLPEYEPNTSYDEPLFSPEELSGLIPEKNMHEIDMYKIIARLVDGSRFQEFKKKYGSNLVTGFGYLQGHLVGLIGNNGRLTDSAAAKGAHFVGVCCERNVPIIFLQNTHPADATNVDLDPEISGNFLRDYSKMLASVACASVPKLTVILGGSYGSMNYLMCGRSQSPRFLFTWPNVEMSMLDVDLMVQLAMKEKFPNDQDSDDAIQNKTKLLERFLQETGAFYSSSRLHDDGIILPKDTRKVLGQCLDIVSCYSAKVSTKYPVLRM; this is encoded by the exons ATGCAAGCCTTGAAGCCTCAATGCTTGTTACATAGACTATGTAGATTCAAAGACCGACGCCTGTTGAGCATGACATCGGCTGTATTCATTGATTTGAAGTCTGAAGTTCAGCTGAAAAAGTCAACAAAAATTCAGCTCCAGGATGTCAAAGACAAAAAGAAGCATTTCCCAATCCTTGACCTCCCAGTAAACACTTTttctgctgatttcaaaaaCCATTCAGAACGATTCAAAGCCattgaagaaaaacatgtaaaaacgCTCAAAACTATCCAAAAGGGAGGCGACGAGAAATCTAGAGAGAGACACACTGTTAGAAATAAGAAAATACTGGTCAACGACAGAATTAAATTATTATTTGATGATGATAGCGAAATCCTTGAAATTGCTCCATTTGCTGGGTATGCTATGCCATATGGTACTGTGCCAAGAGCTGGAGTTCTTGCTG CAATTGGCAAGGTGAATGGTCATTACTGTATTGTCCTTGCTAACGATGCCACAGTAAAAGGTGGGACTGTCTTCCCCATCACAGTGAAGAAACAATTGCGAGGACAGGAGATCTCTGAACAGAATAGGCTGCCATGTGTTTATCTAGTGGACAGTGGTGGTGCCTTCCTCCCGTTGCAGTCCGAGATCTTCCCCGATAAGGAACAAGGTGGTCGAGTGTTTTACAATGAAGCGGTGCTTTCTGCAGACGGAATACCCCAG GTAGCAGTCGTTTGTGGCAGTTGCACTGCTGGCGCAGCATACATTCCAACCATGGCAGATGAGGCAGTCATTGTCGACAAAATTGGCACCATCTTCCTAGGGGGACCTCCATTAGTCAAGGCAGCTACTGGAGAGATAGTTACGCCAGATGAACTTGGGGGCGCCACATTACACTCTAG TGTGAGTGGTTGTACTGATCATTTTGCTGCCACAGAAGAGGAAGCATTCACCATAACCAGGGACATCATAGCAAGTTTAAATCTACCAGAGTATGAACCAAATACCTCGTATGATGAGCCGTTGTTCAGCCCGGAAGAATTGAGTGGCTTGATACCAGAGAAAAATATGCATGAGATAGATATGTATAAG ATTATTGCCAGACTGGTTGATGGAAGTCGTTTCCAAGAGTTCAAAAAGAAATACGGCTCAAATCTGGTGACAGGATTTGGTTATCTGCAAGG CCATCTTGTTGGTCTAATTGGAAACAACGGTCGTCTGACAGACTCTGCTGCTGCTAAAGGTGCtcattttgttggtgtttgctGTGAGCGGAACGTTCCtattatttttcttcaaaacaccCACCCGGCTGATGCAACAAATGTGGATTTAGATCCAG AGATTAGTGGAAACTTCCTCCGGGACTATAGTAAAATGCTTGCCAGTGTGGCTTGTGCCAGTGTCCCTAAACTTACTGTGATTCTGGGAGGCAGCTATGGCTCGATGAACTACTTAATG TGTGGTCGATCACAAAGTCCAAGATTTCTGTTCACGTGGCCAAATGTTGAGATGTCGATGCTAGATGTGGACCTGATGGTTCAGTTGGCTATGAAA GAGAAGTTTCCAAATGATCAGGACTCGGACGATGCCATCCAAAACAAGACTAAACTATTAGAGAGATTTTTGCAAGAGACAGGTGCTTTTTACTCCAGCTCCAGGTTACATGATGATGGTATTATTCTACCCAAGGACACTAGAAAG GTGCTCGGACAGTGCCTTGATATTGTGTCTTGTTACAGTGCCAAGGTGTCCACCAAATACCCAGTGCTCCGGATGTAA